GTCCGGGAAAAGATTCTTCAGGAGTTTTCCGCAAGCAGTCCCGAAATGGTTGTTGAAGAGCGTGAAATCTTTAACGCTTTCCACGAGCTGGAACGCCGAATCATGCGCGAAATGATCTTGGACCACAAAGTCCGGGCTGATGGCAGAGGACTCTCGGATATTCGCCCGATCACGATCGAGGTGGGAATCCTTCCCCGGACCCACGGATCGGCTTTGTTTACGAGAGGAGAAACCCAGAGCCTCTCTGTTGCGACCCTGGGAACATCCGACGATGAGCAAAGAATCGATGCTCTGGAAGGAGAATCTACAAAGCGGTTTATGCTTCATTATAATTTCCCTCCCTTTTCAGTCGGTGAAACAAAACCGATGAGAGGTCCCGGTCGCCGGGAAATCGGGCACGGCAATCTGGCTGAAAGAGCTTTGAAGCCGGTTCTTCCAGCCCGGGATTCTTTCCCTTATTCGATCCGTCTGGTTTCAGACATTCTTGAATCGAACGGATCGTCATCCATGGCAACGGTTTGTGGCGGATCTCTGGCGATGATGGATGCGGGTATCCCGATCAAGTCTGCCGTGGCAGGGATTGCGATGGGCCTCATCAAGGAAGGGGACAGGATTGCTATTTTGTCGGACATTCTTGGTCTGGAAGATCACCTCGGGGATATGGATTTCAAGGTGACGGGGACGGAAAATGGTATTACTGCTGTTCAGATGGATATCAAAATCACAGGAATTACCGTTGAACTGATGCGGGAAGCTTTGCAAAAAGCCAGGGAAGGTCGCCTTTACATCATGGAAAAAATGAAGATGGCCCTCCCGTCTTCCCGAAACAACATGTCCCCCTTTGCCCCGCGGATATTGACCCTTAAGATTAAACAGGACAAGATAAGGGAAGTTATCGGACCAGGCGGAAAGGTCATTCGGGGAATCACAGAAAAGACCGGCGCGAAAATTGAAATCGATGACTCTGGATTGATTCAGATTGCATCAACGGATGAGGTCGCCGCGCAAAAGGCGATTGATATGATCAACCAGATCGTTGAAGAGGTGCAGGTCGGCAAAATTTATCTCGGTCGAGTAAAAACAGTTGCAGACTATGGGGCATTTGTGGAATTATTTCCGGGTACAACCGGATTGTGCCATATCTCTCAACTGGAAGATCGTCGAGTTGAAAAGGTTTCCGATGTCGTGTCCGAAGGAGACCTGATTCTCGTCAAGGCTCTGGAGGTAGATCGGCAGGGGAAAATCCGGCTTTCCCGGAAAGAGGCCATCGCTGAGGTGGGGGCCGATCGGGAGGTCCGGGTCGGCAGCGGGCGCTGAAGCCCGCTGACAAACAACGCGGAAAGGGGGGACTCTCCATGGATGTGAACAAGGGGGCTAACGGCCTCGTTGTAGTAGCCATCGTCCTTGGCCTGCTGTGGACTTGGTTGTTTACTTACGTGGGTTCGACACCGTTTTATCTTCCCAAGGGTGGGTAAAGCGATTCTCTTCCCCGGTCAGCTCTTATTTTTTCATTCTGAAAGGCCCGGTTTTCCGGGCCTTTTTTTCTTTTTAGTGCCGCTCGAATAACCCACTTTTCGAGGTGGAATCCCTTCTCAGCTCTATCAGGTTCGTTTTTTCAGAGAGATCCTTCATGATATATTCATCCGGGTCGGGATCAATTTTAATGGATACCTTTTTCTGTCAGGAAAGAAAAAATGCCCTATAAGGAACATACTCTTGCAAATGGTGTGCGTGTTTACTGGGATCCAATGCCGGAAAGCCGGGCGGCATCCATTGGTGTCTGGGTCCGGACGGGGAGTCGTTTCGAGGCAGCGGAGGAAGGGGGAGTTACACATTTCCTTGAGCATATGTGCTTTAAGGGAACAACGACCCGAAGTGCCGAAGACATTGCCAATGAAATGGATTTTCTTGGTGGGGAGATGAATGCGTTCACCAGCCAGGAAGTGACTTCATTTTACGCCACTGTTCTGACAGAGAACTCCAGACAGGCAGGGAACCTTTTGGGGGATATCCTCACCAATTCGGTGTTTGATCCGGTGGAGCTGGAACGGGAACGGGGAGTCGTTTTGGAAGAACTTGCTGAATCGAAGGATGATCCGGAAGACCGGGTGATGGAAAATCTGTTTCGAATTTATTTTGGTGACCACCCTTTTGGAGCTCCGATTCTTGGGACTGAGGAATCCATCACCCGATTTTCCCGGCTGTCCGTCCGGGAGTATTTTAAAAAGCACTATCACCCGGGAAACCTTTTTGTCACGATTGCCGGCAATGTTCACTGGGATGAAGTGATTGACGCACTCGAAAATGCATTTCAGAACATCTCTGTCCGGAATCTCTCCTCTTCACCGTTGACAACGCCCGTTCCCACGTTTTCCCGAATGGAAGAGGAAGATGACTATGAACAGGTTCATCTCTGTCTCGGCCTTCGGGGGTTGCCGCAGCCTCATCCGCGCCAGACAGCATTGAGAGTTCTGACCACTCATCTTGGGGGAGGCATGAGTTCTCGCCTTTTTCAGGAAGTTCGGGAAAAAAGAGGATTGGCCTATTCTGTGTTCTCGAGTCCTCTCTCTTTCTCTGATGGGGGCATTGTCCGGATCTCCGCTTCCACCCGGCCGTCCCGTCGCGAAGAGCTGGCATCTGTCCTTGTGGAAGAACTCCGGAGACTGGAAAAGATTCCGTTGACGAGCAGCGAGCTCACACGCTCTAAAAACCAGCTGAAGTCATCGCTTCTTCTCGGTCTCGAATCAGCCGGAGGAAGGATGAGCAAGATGGGCAGAGATCTCTTGAACTGGGGGCGCGAAATTGCCGTGACCGAAATCGAGCAGTGGATCGATCAGGTGACTGCTGAGGATATCCTTCATCTTGCCCAAGAATTGAAGTGGGGGGAAGAACAAGCCATTTCTGTTCTGGGACCTCTCTCCGCAAAATGAAACAGTCCTTTCCTGAACTCGGAGTCAACATTGATCATGTGGCGACTCTTCGAAATTCACGCGCGGGTTTCGCCCCAGACCCCTTGTCTGCCGCGGTTCTTGTCAAAAGCGCCGGAGCGACCCAGCTGGTTTGTCATCTCCGGGAGGACCGGCGTCATATCCGCGATGCCGACTTGCGTCTTCTCAGAAGCTGGAACGGCCTCCCCGTCAATCTTGAAATGGCGATGACGGACGAAATGGTATCGATTGCGCTCGATGTTCGGCCGGCATTGGTCACGCTCGTTCCGGAAAGACGTGAAGAACGGACGACGGAAGGCGGTCTTGTTCTGGGGCGGGACATGTGTGAGAGAATTTCTGTTTTTCTGAAAAAATGCCGGGACAACGGGATCAGGCTTTCCCTTTTTTTGGCTCCTGTTTCCGGAGATATGGAACGGGCGATGGAATTGGGTGTCGACCAGGTTGAGTTGCATACCGGAGAATATGCGAACGCCATGGATCCCTCTCTCAGGGAAAAAGAACTTGAGCGCCTTTTTTCAGCGGCAGCCTGCATTTCCGGCAGTCCGGTTCGTCTTGCCGCCGGGCATGGTCTTGATCGCGAAAACCTTCTTCCTGTGTTGTCCATTGAAAACCTGA
The sequence above is drawn from the Leptospirillum ferriphilum ML-04 genome and encodes:
- a CDS encoding pyridoxine 5'-phosphate synthase; its protein translation is MKQSFPELGVNIDHVATLRNSRAGFAPDPLSAAVLVKSAGATQLVCHLREDRRHIRDADLRLLRSWNGLPVNLEMAMTDEMVSIALDVRPALVTLVPERREERTTEGGLVLGRDMCERISVFLKKCRDNGIRLSLFLAPVSGDMERAMELGVDQVELHTGEYANAMDPSLREKELERLFSAAACISGSPVRLAAGHGLDRENLLPVLSIENLREVNIGHSIIARSLFVGLEKAVREILETIRRDAPLLRRPESFL
- a CDS encoding M16 family metallopeptidase; translation: MPYKEHTLANGVRVYWDPMPESRAASIGVWVRTGSRFEAAEEGGVTHFLEHMCFKGTTTRSAEDIANEMDFLGGEMNAFTSQEVTSFYATVLTENSRQAGNLLGDILTNSVFDPVELERERGVVLEELAESKDDPEDRVMENLFRIYFGDHPFGAPILGTEESITRFSRLSVREYFKKHYHPGNLFVTIAGNVHWDEVIDALENAFQNISVRNLSSSPLTTPVPTFSRMEEEDDYEQVHLCLGLRGLPQPHPRQTALRVLTTHLGGGMSSRLFQEVREKRGLAYSVFSSPLSFSDGGIVRISASTRPSRREELASVLVEELRRLEKIPLTSSELTRSKNQLKSSLLLGLESAGGRMSKMGRDLLNWGREIAVTEIEQWIDQVTAEDILHLAQELKWGEEQAISVLGPLSAK
- the pnp gene encoding polyribonucleotide nucleotidyltransferase, translated to MNPIFVEAVVGGKTVRLETGRMAKQADGSVVVWADGTVVIATAVASKVSKPGVDFLPLTVDYQERAYAAGKIPGGFFKREGKPSEREILNSRLIDRPLRPLFPEGFFFDTQLIASVISIDRGGISDVMAVVASSAALYVSDIPFMNPVAAVKVGCVDGTFIVNPTLDEQERSTLDLVVAGTRDAIMMVEGQGNEISEETFLSAIDLAHKSILPLIEAQEKLRAMAGKEKRPLPAVPIPPKVMDMVESMGAPRLREALKIAVKQERQEQTAQILGDVREKILQEFSASSPEMVVEEREIFNAFHELERRIMREMILDHKVRADGRGLSDIRPITIEVGILPRTHGSALFTRGETQSLSVATLGTSDDEQRIDALEGESTKRFMLHYNFPPFSVGETKPMRGPGRREIGHGNLAERALKPVLPARDSFPYSIRLVSDILESNGSSSMATVCGGSLAMMDAGIPIKSAVAGIAMGLIKEGDRIAILSDILGLEDHLGDMDFKVTGTENGITAVQMDIKITGITVELMREALQKAREGRLYIMEKMKMALPSSRNNMSPFAPRILTLKIKQDKIREVIGPGGKVIRGITEKTGAKIEIDDSGLIQIASTDEVAAQKAIDMINQIVEEVQVGKIYLGRVKTVADYGAFVELFPGTTGLCHISQLEDRRVEKVSDVVSEGDLILVKALEVDRQGKIRLSRKEAIAEVGADREVRVGSGR